The Actinomadura sp. WMMB 499 genome includes a window with the following:
- a CDS encoding cytochrome b/b6 domain-containing protein, with amino-acid sequence MTGLLMLVCLVTAALLYFPFLTTLVGRREMVKDVHVWCGFALPVPIVLGLLSRAFRADVRRLNRFAPHDWEWLRRRDRRDVQGGRGILPVGKFNAGQKLNASFTLGAILIMLATGEILTFPGPWPDEWRTGATFVHDWLFLIVLVVTAGHLWMAFGDRGALAGMRTGRVDLAWARRHHPGWADAAARARAGREDGREDGPPGEQAGRAGPEFANRPPGMS; translated from the coding sequence GTGACCGGGCTGCTGATGCTGGTGTGCCTGGTGACGGCGGCGCTGCTGTACTTCCCGTTCCTGACAACGCTCGTGGGACGTCGCGAGATGGTCAAGGACGTCCATGTGTGGTGCGGGTTCGCGCTGCCCGTGCCGATCGTCCTCGGGCTGCTGTCGCGGGCCTTCCGGGCGGACGTCCGGCGGCTGAACCGCTTCGCCCCGCACGACTGGGAGTGGCTGCGGCGCCGCGACCGGCGGGACGTCCAAGGCGGCCGCGGGATCCTGCCGGTGGGGAAGTTCAACGCGGGCCAGAAGCTGAACGCGTCGTTCACGCTCGGCGCGATCCTGATCATGCTGGCGACCGGGGAGATCCTTACGTTCCCCGGGCCGTGGCCGGACGAGTGGCGGACGGGCGCGACGTTCGTCCACGACTGGCTCTTCCTGATCGTCCTCGTGGTCACGGCCGGGCACCTGTGGATGGCGTTCGGCGACCGGGGCGCGCTCGCCGGGATGCGCACCGGGCGCGTCGACCTCGCGTGGGCGCGGCGGCACCACCCCGGCTGGGCGGACGCCGCCGCGAGGGCGCGGGCCGGACGGGAGGACGGACGGGAGGACGGGCCGCCCGGGGAGCAGGCCGGGCGGGCCGGTCCAGAATTT